In Methanosarcina siciliae T4/M, one genomic interval encodes:
- a CDS encoding GDP-mannose 4,6-dehydratase: MTKCLITGGAGFIGSHIIENLLNPGQEVVCLDNFDAYYSPRLKGKNTEPFRKYDRFKLVKDDIRDKVPLNRTFEGVEYIFHEAAQAEVRTSVEIPMKPHEVNATGTLNLLESVLDSDIRKFRNASSSVYGRVEYLPFDEFLPEQLSPYGVSRLLAKHYCRVFEEDYGLKNVSLCYFTVYGPRMRPDFAINIFTKADLKNEHIIISGIERIQGTLPM; this comes from the coding sequence ATGACAAAATGCTTGATAACGGGTGGAGCGGGATTTATAGGCTCTCACATTATCGAGAACTTACTGAATCCTGGGCAGGAGGTTGTTTGCCTTGACAACTTTGATGCCTATTACTCTCCACGGTTAAAGGGAAAAAATACAGAGCCTTTCAGGAAATATGATCGTTTTAAACTTGTTAAAGACGATATCCGTGATAAGGTCCCTTTAAACCGGACTTTTGAAGGGGTCGAATATATTTTTCATGAAGCTGCTCAGGCTGAGGTCAGGACCTCTGTTGAAATCCCCATGAAACCTCATGAAGTTAACGCTACGGGCACATTAAATCTTCTCGAATCTGTGCTTGATTCGGACATCAGAAAATTTAGAAATGCTTCTTCTTCTGTTTATGGTAGAGTAGAATATCTCCCCTTTGACGAGTTTCTTCCTGAGCAGCTTTCCCCTTACGGCGTTTCCAGACTTCTCGCAAAACACTACTGCAGGGTCTTTGAAGAAGACTACGGATTGAAAAATGTTTCCTTATGCTATTTTACGGTCTACGGCCCGAGGATGAGACCGGACTTTGCGATCAATATATTTACGAAAGCTGACTTGAAAAATGAACACATTATCATTTCGGGGATAGAGAGAATACAAGGGACTTTACCTATGTAG
- a CDS encoding glycosyltransferase family 2 protein, with product MSVELSIVIPAYNEEESVVPCYWEVIEALKPLGKSYEIIFLDDGSTDSTFEKLNELSKTDNRLRVLKLRKNFGQSAALRAGFDHAEGRYIITMDADLQNDPHDIPLLLQKLESEDFDVVCGWRYSRKDTFSKKVYSKFANYLRKKLTHEQIHDSGCTLRAYKKECVNNLELYGELHRYIPAMLGWKGYRIGEIKINHRERQYGKTKYNWKRLFRGFLDLLVVAFWERYSVRPMHVFGGAGLVFGFLGFIISMYLGIMRLVYGRGLSDRPLFLVGILLIIVGVQFLATGVLADILLKIYYGQNGRKNYLI from the coding sequence GTGAGTGTCGAACTCTCAATTGTGATCCCGGCTTATAATGAAGAGGAAAGTGTCGTTCCCTGTTACTGGGAAGTAATAGAAGCCCTTAAGCCTCTAGGCAAAAGCTATGAAATCATTTTTTTGGATGACGGATCTACGGATTCAACTTTTGAAAAGCTTAATGAATTAAGCAAAACCGACAATCGATTAAGAGTCCTAAAATTAAGAAAAAATTTTGGACAGAGCGCCGCGTTGAGAGCCGGTTTCGACCATGCCGAAGGCAGGTACATTATAACCATGGATGCAGACCTCCAGAACGACCCTCATGACATTCCGCTCCTTCTACAAAAGCTGGAATCAGAAGACTTTGATGTGGTCTGTGGTTGGCGTTATTCCCGAAAAGATACTTTTTCAAAAAAAGTCTACTCAAAGTTCGCCAACTACCTCCGAAAAAAACTGACCCATGAACAGATTCACGACTCCGGCTGTACCCTCCGCGCCTATAAAAAAGAATGCGTAAATAATTTGGAACTTTACGGGGAACTTCACCGTTATATTCCTGCAATGCTCGGCTGGAAAGGATACCGGATAGGGGAAATCAAGATCAACCACAGGGAAAGACAGTATGGTAAAACAAAGTACAACTGGAAACGGTTGTTCAGGGGTTTTCTGGATCTTCTCGTGGTTGCCTTCTGGGAAAGGTATTCAGTCAGGCCCATGCATGTATTTGGTGGTGCAGGTTTGGTTTTTGGATTTTTGGGTTTTATTATATCTATGTACCTTGGAATTATGAGACTTGTTTATGGTAGGGGATTAAGTGACAGGCCCCTTTTCCTTGTGGGAATTCTTTTGATTATTGTTGGGGTGCAGTTTCTTGCAACCGGTGTCCTTGCAGATATTCTGCTTAAGATATATTACGGTCAGAATGGGAGGAAGAACTACCTGATTTAA
- a CDS encoding transposase — protein MEPWARCWLEDQRKAGEKCLEIKVRGACHYVYRSTSEYDKKIKKGRKVSVYIGRLDKDYGFIPKGEKPKTNVIPVPHSVTDYGNSMILHNMMGELKPFLMKNFPEYWEELYAMSIVRVNGYVPLKRIKDTWEDLYNLEGIKPNLNPSNLSKVLREVGCDRFGQNELFNHLKNADTQLVYDLSSCFSRSMNILQAEKGYNKDCIQVPQINFALLCGLDSEMPTMIKSVPGSVKDIKTLYKTIEELDISDKILLLDRGFFSENILNCLEENHIKFVLPTKRNSHYYDTRIHLNEEFIYHDRLIKCGKRKLGNRFLYLYEDLDLRLEEQKTIFRKREEGKISDEEYSLKQNRAGKFLIISNYDIGKKEMYELYKKRDSIEKLFDAYKTTLDADKLYLHDDESVYGHVFVAFLSLYAYCKLLKAIKKAEINDKVSPIDILLKFRKVKSINFGEKSIITEVPKKVRELDKTLKFNIFPTKNGS, from the coding sequence ATGGAACCCTGGGCAAGATGCTGGCTTGAAGATCAGCGTAAAGCTGGAGAAAAATGTCTTGAAATCAAAGTTCGAGGCGCTTGTCATTATGTTTATCGCTCTACGAGTGAATATGACAAAAAAATTAAGAAGGGTCGTAAAGTTTCAGTTTACATTGGTAGACTCGACAAAGATTACGGCTTTATACCTAAAGGTGAGAAACCTAAAACTAATGTGATACCTGTGCCTCACTCTGTCACTGACTATGGAAATTCAATGATTTTACATAATATGATGGGAGAGCTCAAACCTTTTCTCATGAAAAATTTTCCGGAATATTGGGAAGAACTCTATGCAATGTCAATTGTTCGTGTAAATGGATATGTCCCCCTCAAACGAATTAAAGATACTTGGGAAGATCTCTATAATCTTGAAGGTATAAAACCAAATCTTAATCCATCCAATCTTTCAAAAGTGTTAAGGGAAGTAGGTTGTGATAGGTTTGGGCAGAATGAGCTATTCAATCATCTCAAAAATGCAGACACTCAACTCGTCTATGACTTAAGTTCCTGTTTCTCTCGATCTATGAATATTCTACAGGCTGAAAAAGGCTACAACAAAGACTGTATTCAAGTTCCCCAAATCAACTTTGCCCTTCTTTGTGGTCTTGATAGTGAAATGCCTACTATGATCAAATCAGTTCCAGGCAGTGTGAAGGACATAAAGACATTATACAAAACAATAGAAGAGTTGGATATCAGCGATAAGATACTTCTTCTTGATCGTGGTTTTTTCTCAGAGAACATCCTTAACTGCTTAGAAGAAAACCATATCAAATTTGTGTTACCAACAAAAAGGAACAGCCACTATTATGACACAAGAATACACCTTAATGAAGAATTCATCTATCATGATAGACTCATCAAATGTGGTAAAAGAAAGTTAGGAAATAGGTTCCTATATTTATATGAAGACCTGGATCTAAGACTTGAAGAACAGAAGACGATCTTCAGAAAGAGAGAGGAAGGGAAGATCAGCGATGAAGAGTACTCTTTAAAACAAAATAGAGCAGGGAAGTTCTTGATTATCTCCAATTACGACATAGGAAAAAAGGAGATGTATGAACTCTACAAAAAAAGAGACTCGATTGAAAAGTTGTTTGATGCATACAAAACAACATTAGACGCTGACAAATTGTATCTTCATGATGATGAGAGCGTTTATGGGCATGTGTTTGTGGCATTTCTTTCATTATATGCGTACTGTAAATTGTTGAAGGCAATTAAAAAAGCAGAGATAAATGACAAGGTCTCACCCATTGATATCCTATTGAAGTTTAGAAAAGTGAAAAGTATAAACTTTGGTGAAAAAAGTATCATTACTGAAGTTCCTAAGAAAGTAAGAGAATTAGATAAAACTCTCAAATTCAACATATTCCCTACAAAAAATGGGAGTTAA
- a CDS encoding ribose-phosphate diphosphokinase, whose amino-acid sequence MKIIGGPASQLLASRTARALGTEPVLCEFNRFPDGELYLRIADEIENEKVTLIQSTPTDSDLVALLQLIDACEAAAEINVVIPYMGYARQDKKFKPGEPISARAIAHCINTDRVFTINIHERSVLEHFPCPAVNLDAARLVGEYISGSGLENPMLVAPDEGARGLVKNVAAEHGFDHDHLQKTRLSGDTVVIKTKNLDVTGRHVVLVDDMIATGGTMAESIRMLKAQGAIDVHLACVHPVLTRNAALRLFNAGVKDIIATDTLEKAESLLSVSPLIAEALRGM is encoded by the coding sequence TTGAAGATCATAGGTGGACCAGCATCACAGTTACTTGCCAGCCGCACGGCCAGGGCTCTCGGGACAGAGCCTGTACTCTGCGAGTTTAACCGTTTTCCTGACGGAGAACTTTACCTTCGAATCGCAGACGAAATAGAAAACGAAAAAGTGACCCTGATCCAGAGCACGCCCACGGATTCGGATCTTGTTGCCCTGCTCCAGCTTATCGATGCCTGTGAGGCGGCAGCCGAAATCAATGTTGTGATCCCCTATATGGGATATGCCAGGCAGGACAAGAAGTTCAAGCCCGGCGAGCCTATAAGTGCCCGCGCTATTGCCCACTGCATTAACACCGACCGGGTTTTTACGATAAACATTCACGAAAGAAGCGTACTGGAACACTTTCCCTGCCCTGCCGTAAATCTTGATGCGGCAAGACTTGTGGGTGAATACATTTCAGGTTCGGGCCTCGAAAACCCCATGCTGGTAGCCCCCGATGAAGGTGCCCGGGGACTTGTAAAGAATGTAGCTGCAGAGCATGGTTTTGACCATGACCACCTCCAGAAAACAAGGCTCAGCGGGGATACCGTTGTGATCAAGACAAAAAACCTTGATGTAACCGGCAGGCACGTTGTCCTGGTAGACGACATGATTGCAACTGGGGGGACAATGGCAGAGTCAATCCGGATGCTCAAAGCCCAGGGAGCAATTGATGTACACCTTGCCTGTGTGCACCCGGTCCTTACAAGAAATGCAGCTTTAAGGCTGTTCAACGCAGGAGTGAAAGATATAATCGCAACCGATACCCTCGAAAAGGCCGAAAGCCTGCTGAGTGTTTCCCCTCTTATTGCAGAAGCCCTGAGAGGGATGTGA
- a CDS encoding DHH family phosphoesterase, producing the protein MSNSSKDADSSLKSTVKPRYLILGSGSIGFALAKELRESNKLVIIVDKDEAKVETLREEGFETILGDISDPELINNIDLKNVVAILFLSSNNEANRKGIENFKKVLNPDIQIFSRSSDIINKEKMEDLGADYVFMPSKLVASSLSRSLERAESVHRGNRLARWLKGIRDKKLAIVIHDNPDPDAISSGLALKEIATSLGVEANILYHGKIGHQENKAFVNLLGIDLSKMEEHDLKNFDEIALIDCSIPGVNNMVPLNSYVGIVIDHHPPGETEIKADYIDIRPNFGATATIMTKYLQQLNINISKTLATALLYGIRTDTQDFKRKTDPADLSAASYLYPLSNHGILDQLEQPSMATETLEVLGEAIRNRQVIGSYLLSNVGNIRDRDTLPQAADYLLSLEGISTTIVFGVTEDRIYISGRSTDIRVNLGEIMRQAFGEDAGGHANAAGAQIPLGVFSATKDRQTLLRLVNEAVVKRFLNAVGVESTAE; encoded by the coding sequence TTGTCTAATTCTTCAAAAGATGCGGATAGCAGCCTTAAGAGCACTGTTAAACCCAGGTATCTTATTCTGGGGAGCGGAAGTATTGGTTTTGCGCTTGCAAAAGAGCTCAGGGAAAGTAATAAACTTGTAATTATTGTAGATAAGGACGAAGCCAAGGTTGAGACCCTCAGAGAGGAAGGTTTTGAAACCATTCTCGGGGATATCTCTGACCCCGAGCTGATTAATAATATTGACCTTAAAAATGTAGTTGCAATACTCTTCCTGAGTTCTAACAATGAGGCTAACAGGAAAGGAATTGAAAACTTCAAGAAAGTATTAAACCCTGATATCCAGATCTTTTCCCGTTCTTCGGATATAATCAACAAAGAAAAGATGGAAGACCTGGGGGCAGATTACGTTTTCATGCCCTCGAAGCTTGTTGCAAGTTCCCTTTCACGTTCCCTTGAGAGGGCTGAGTCAGTCCACAGAGGTAACAGGCTTGCCAGGTGGCTGAAAGGGATAAGAGACAAAAAACTTGCTATCGTAATCCACGACAACCCTGACCCTGATGCGATCTCTAGCGGGCTTGCGTTAAAGGAAATTGCAACAAGCCTGGGAGTCGAAGCCAATATTCTTTACCACGGCAAGATCGGGCATCAGGAAAACAAGGCTTTTGTAAATCTTCTCGGGATTGACCTCAGCAAGATGGAAGAGCATGATCTGAAGAACTTCGATGAAATTGCCCTGATAGACTGTTCTATCCCCGGTGTTAATAATATGGTACCTCTCAACTCCTATGTGGGAATCGTGATAGATCACCACCCTCCCGGAGAGACCGAAATAAAGGCTGATTACATAGACATCCGGCCGAACTTCGGGGCAACAGCCACTATAATGACAAAGTACCTGCAGCAACTGAATATCAACATCTCAAAGACTCTTGCAACGGCTCTGCTTTACGGGATCAGGACGGACACTCAGGACTTCAAACGAAAAACCGATCCTGCAGACCTCTCAGCTGCTTCGTACCTCTATCCTCTTTCAAATCATGGGATTCTTGACCAGCTCGAGCAGCCTTCAATGGCTACCGAAACCCTCGAAGTGCTCGGGGAAGCCATAAGGAACCGGCAGGTAATCGGGAGCTACCTCCTTTCAAATGTCGGGAACATCCGGGATAGGGATACTCTCCCTCAAGCTGCAGATTATCTCCTTAGCCTTGAAGGGATCTCCACAACCATTGTCTTCGGAGTCACTGAGGACCGCATCTATATCTCGGGCCGCAGCACGGATATCAGAGTCAACCTTGGAGAAATTATGCGTCAGGCTTTCGGAGAAGACGCAGGAGGGCATGCAAATGCAGCAGGTGCCCAGATTCCCCTCGGAGTTTTCAGTGCCACAAAAGACCGGCAGACCCTATTGAGGCTCGTTAACGAAGCAGTCGTCAAGAGATTCCTGAATGCAGTTGGAGTTGAAAGTACGGCAGAATAA
- a CDS encoding C15orf41 family protein, whose protein sequence is MDRQTYQKIYGSLHNFGDVFRLSEEYSRPAGMLATILNQKIVKMTRFKHRRIYFREKELFMRWKQGRSILELAEYTFFPPTLMASLILKNCDFSRKSINWLFKHLDCIENRRLRKEVRKALDADYFFSPRAHEMQCKKGEMGEEIIRKWLDDREIPYCTEAEIRAKGDGKTPDFVLSTPICIEDRMVSWIESKALFGDDFEHKHYSKKQFREYANIFGEGMVVYWYGFLEDLSSEDEGYLIKDYSFFEGYQEQTDELFNYLVYW, encoded by the coding sequence ATGGACCGCCAGACATACCAGAAGATATACGGCTCCCTGCACAACTTTGGAGACGTTTTTCGCCTTTCAGAAGAATATTCCAGACCTGCGGGCATGCTTGCTACCATTCTTAACCAGAAGATCGTGAAAATGACAAGGTTCAAGCACAGGAGGATCTATTTCAGGGAAAAGGAGCTCTTTATGAGGTGGAAGCAGGGCAGGTCCATTCTTGAACTTGCGGAGTATACATTTTTCCCTCCGACACTCATGGCTTCCCTGATTCTCAAGAACTGCGACTTCTCCCGAAAAAGCATTAATTGGCTCTTCAAGCACCTCGACTGCATAGAAAACCGCCGCCTGAGAAAAGAGGTCAGAAAAGCCCTTGATGCCGATTATTTCTTTTCCCCCCGTGCCCATGAGATGCAGTGCAAAAAAGGCGAAATGGGGGAGGAGATCATCCGTAAATGGCTTGACGACAGGGAGATTCCCTACTGCACCGAAGCTGAAATCCGGGCTAAGGGAGACGGAAAAACCCCGGATTTCGTCCTTTCAACCCCTATCTGCATAGAAGACCGTATGGTCAGCTGGATTGAAAGCAAAGCCCTCTTCGGGGACGATTTCGAACACAAACATTACTCAAAGAAACAGTTCCGGGAGTATGCCAACATTTTCGGAGAAGGCATGGTTGTCTACTGGTACGGCTTCCTTGAAGACCTCTCCTCCGAAGACGAAGGCTACCTGATAAAAGACTACAGCTTTTTTGAGGGATACCAGGAGCAGACTGACGAATTGTTCAACTACCTTGTGTACTGGTAA
- a CDS encoding bifunctional ADP-dependent NAD(P)H-hydrate dehydratase/NAD(P)H-hydrate epimerase, whose protein sequence is MKYISSLRMKAIDTNCSYLGLSPLQLMENAGAAIAQSVKEKLGSGKVLFVAGRGNNGGDAFVAARHLAGTPGYVVRVILLGKDRDIGTEEAFRNYSLLKFSRVQTLETRDSGQLAVSGWFSEADLLVDAIFGTGVKGSIKEPESTAIDLMNSEGKAGKTVIAIDVPSGLDPDKGNFGKAVYADLTVTFHRMKAGLMNEQAKEYTGTIKVAEIGVCADAEHYVGPGDLQMLQKRKLEAHKGNAGKVLIIGGGPYSGAPALAALAALRTGADLVTVAVPGSVSGIVASYSPDLIVRKLISNVLCPEDLSVLPDLINSHDVVVMGMGLGRATETLETVRKLLPFCRKVVLDADALAALSGPLFETLAGNCEIIVTPHAGEFERLRDMETPDSLAAREKAIREFAEEKGVVTLLKGKIDIISDGKKTLLNRTGNPGMTVGGTGDVLAGITGSLFSRNPAFLAAACAAYINGAAGDLAFNKTGNSLLATDVIERIPEIVKEAGIG, encoded by the coding sequence ATGAAATATATAAGTTCTTTACGGATGAAGGCGATCGATACCAACTGTTCATATCTGGGACTGTCTCCGCTTCAATTAATGGAAAATGCGGGTGCAGCTATTGCACAGAGTGTAAAGGAAAAACTTGGCAGTGGAAAGGTACTGTTTGTGGCAGGCAGAGGAAATAACGGTGGCGACGCTTTTGTTGCTGCCAGGCACCTTGCAGGCACTCCCGGATATGTGGTAAGGGTGATACTGCTCGGAAAAGACCGGGATATAGGAACTGAAGAAGCGTTTCGCAATTATTCCCTGTTAAAGTTCAGCAGGGTACAGACCCTTGAAACCAGAGATTCGGGCCAGCTTGCAGTTTCCGGGTGGTTTTCGGAAGCCGACCTGCTTGTTGATGCCATCTTTGGCACCGGGGTTAAGGGAAGTATAAAAGAGCCCGAGTCAACTGCAATAGACCTTATGAATAGCGAAGGGAAAGCCGGAAAAACCGTAATTGCCATCGACGTCCCGTCGGGGCTTGACCCTGACAAAGGAAATTTTGGAAAAGCCGTATATGCAGACCTTACAGTAACTTTTCATCGCATGAAAGCCGGGCTCATGAATGAGCAGGCAAAAGAGTATACAGGCACGATAAAGGTTGCAGAGATCGGAGTCTGCGCGGATGCGGAACACTATGTAGGGCCTGGAGACTTGCAGATGCTTCAGAAGAGAAAGCTTGAAGCACACAAAGGAAATGCCGGAAAGGTCCTGATTATAGGGGGAGGCCCTTACTCCGGAGCGCCGGCGCTTGCAGCCCTTGCAGCCCTCAGGACAGGAGCGGATCTGGTAACAGTAGCAGTGCCCGGATCCGTATCCGGAATTGTAGCTTCTTACTCTCCGGACCTTATTGTCAGGAAACTCATTTCAAACGTACTCTGCCCCGAAGACCTGTCCGTCCTCCCGGACCTTATCAACTCCCATGATGTGGTTGTAATGGGAATGGGGCTTGGAAGAGCAACAGAGACCCTTGAAACCGTTCGAAAGCTTCTACCCTTCTGCCGGAAAGTAGTCCTGGATGCCGATGCCCTTGCAGCCCTTTCAGGCCCTCTCTTTGAAACCCTTGCAGGAAATTGTGAAATAATAGTGACCCCGCATGCAGGAGAATTTGAACGCCTGAGAGACATGGAAACTCCGGACTCCCTTGCAGCCCGCGAAAAAGCTATCAGGGAATTTGCGGAGGAAAAAGGTGTGGTGACTCTCCTGAAGGGAAAGATAGACATTATTTCTGACGGAAAAAAGACCCTCCTGAACAGGACAGGAAATCCGGGCATGACCGTAGGAGGAACCGGAGACGTACTGGCAGGCATTACAGGATCGCTATTTTCCAGAAACCCGGCGTTCCTTGCCGCAGCCTGTGCAGCTTACATCAATGGGGCAGCCGGAGACCTGGCCTTCAATAAAACGGGAAATTCACTGCTTGCAACTGACGTGATTGAGAGGATTCCTGAAATAGTCAAAGAAGCAGGAATCGGATAA
- the moaC gene encoding cyclic pyranopterin monophosphate synthase MoaC, translated as MEKSFTHIEAGRARMVDISEKGNVSRMARVAGEIVLSAETIEKIRTGAVEKGNVFATARVAAVLAVKKTPETIPMCHQIPITGIDVDFEIGEDAVSAVVEVRTVGKTGVEMEALTGVSVALLTVWDMVKSAEKDETGNYPHTMIRNIRVLEKLKG; from the coding sequence GTGGAAAAGTCATTTACTCATATTGAAGCCGGTAGGGCGCGAATGGTCGATATAAGCGAAAAAGGCAATGTTTCCAGGATGGCAAGGGTTGCAGGAGAAATCGTACTTTCCGCTGAAACCATCGAAAAAATAAGGACAGGGGCCGTGGAGAAAGGAAATGTGTTTGCAACTGCAAGGGTTGCAGCCGTGCTTGCAGTTAAAAAAACTCCCGAGACCATTCCCATGTGCCATCAGATCCCGATAACCGGGATAGATGTGGACTTCGAGATAGGAGAAGACGCGGTTTCTGCAGTTGTGGAGGTAAGGACCGTCGGGAAAACAGGAGTTGAAATGGAAGCTCTGACAGGAGTTTCGGTTGCGCTGCTTACAGTCTGGGACATGGTGAAATCTGCCGAAAAGGATGAAACCGGGAACTACCCGCATACAATGATAAGAAATATCAGGGTACTTGAAAAGCTCAAAGGGTAA
- a CDS encoding oligosaccharyl transferase, archaeosortase A system-associated — MPPKSKQLTSNYKLGIISILAIIAVAFLIRMLTYASLTADGGITFTGYDDYYHMRRILYTVSSFPHSLNFDTYLNYPYGFEVGWPPFFDLLGALLAIIIGGGQPDTHTVEFAGALLPVLLGVLTVIPVYVVAASVFDKKTGLLGAFVFATLPAHVYISRFGAADHHVAEVLLSTAAYALFILAIKLAGEKNLTLSSLKNISSDKNLINPLGLAAASGIFFSLIIFTWVGGPVFISFIGLYALVQRTIDLKAGKESDYLFICSVITLLATLLFTIPFAAGEIRPGLEMSAMYLSWFQVVYVLIMLAGLFLLWGFSIYVSKKEMDWKYYPGVLILILVSGLFLVRIFSVEYYGFIVEGLRFFSGKGEYIGTISEAVPLFLTSQGKLTFSSVLGSFGLTFLAALAGLFLFVLELKGEKAKPEGVFFLLWTLFYAYLALSQRRFTYLFAVNISILTAYILWVLLESLDFETEAKKLVKPENKTEKVPDSSLKRGKKAGSKTKFKNRQATESKNTSAEPDYFKLVSGVALIGLVFVPSIWFGVSFSKDPASIDPEWKDSLNWLEASTPATSYYLDPTETPEYGVLSWWDYGNWIVYIGKRPAVSNNFQTGVEDSANFFISNSEEEAKTIMDKLNVKYVITDTQMAKGKFGSIVELAGKEIGDYYNVSTVQEKTGLRTVATAKQAYMDTEIYKLYEIDGIGLGNLRLVHESSPNTTEDENSSGNTVKVFEYVKGAILSGTTAPNATVIAKLEVSSNTGREFLYQNGAMADENGSFEITVPYSTENTGEGVHATSAYSLTAGENSTIEGIQVTENDIQNGTRIEVNIPQNEAENEE; from the coding sequence ATGCCTCCAAAGTCAAAACAGCTAACTTCCAACTACAAACTCGGAATAATCTCTATCCTTGCGATTATAGCAGTTGCATTTCTCATCCGTATGCTCACCTATGCTTCGCTCACTGCAGATGGGGGCATAACTTTCACGGGATATGATGACTATTATCATATGCGGCGCATTCTATACACGGTCTCCAGTTTTCCTCATTCCCTTAACTTTGATACCTATCTTAACTACCCATATGGTTTTGAGGTTGGATGGCCGCCATTCTTTGACCTCTTAGGCGCCCTGCTTGCAATAATTATAGGAGGAGGACAGCCTGATACGCATACTGTAGAATTTGCAGGGGCGCTTTTGCCAGTACTGCTCGGAGTCCTGACCGTAATTCCTGTTTATGTAGTGGCAGCTTCGGTCTTTGACAAAAAAACAGGGCTTCTTGGAGCTTTCGTCTTTGCTACTCTCCCGGCCCATGTATACATATCCCGCTTTGGGGCAGCCGACCATCACGTAGCTGAAGTACTCCTCTCAACGGCAGCCTATGCACTATTCATACTTGCCATAAAACTGGCAGGGGAAAAAAACCTCACATTAAGTTCACTCAAAAACATATCTTCCGATAAAAACCTCATAAATCCCCTGGGACTTGCAGCAGCCTCAGGAATCTTTTTTTCACTCATTATCTTTACCTGGGTGGGGGGCCCGGTCTTTATCAGTTTTATTGGCCTTTACGCGCTGGTTCAGAGAACAATAGACCTTAAAGCAGGAAAAGAATCGGATTACCTCTTCATCTGCTCGGTTATAACTCTGCTTGCCACGCTTTTGTTCACAATTCCTTTCGCAGCAGGAGAAATCCGGCCCGGGCTTGAAATGAGTGCGATGTATCTTTCCTGGTTCCAGGTCGTATATGTACTGATTATGCTCGCAGGTTTATTCCTTTTATGGGGCTTTTCAATATATGTCTCAAAGAAAGAAATGGACTGGAAGTACTACCCCGGCGTTTTAATACTAATCTTAGTCTCAGGGCTTTTTCTCGTCAGGATATTTTCCGTCGAATACTATGGTTTCATTGTTGAAGGCCTGAGGTTTTTTTCGGGGAAAGGAGAATACATAGGCACAATTTCCGAAGCAGTGCCCCTCTTTTTGACTTCGCAGGGAAAGCTTACCTTCTCATCGGTGCTGGGAAGTTTCGGGCTTACTTTTCTGGCGGCACTGGCAGGACTTTTCCTGTTCGTCCTTGAGTTAAAAGGAGAAAAGGCAAAACCTGAAGGGGTATTTTTCCTTTTATGGACACTTTTTTATGCATATCTTGCTCTTTCACAAAGACGTTTTACCTATCTTTTTGCAGTGAATATCTCAATCCTTACAGCATACATCCTCTGGGTACTGCTGGAATCCCTTGATTTCGAAACAGAAGCTAAAAAGCTGGTAAAACCCGAAAATAAAACGGAGAAGGTACCGGATTCCTCACTTAAAAGAGGAAAAAAAGCAGGATCAAAAACGAAATTTAAAAACAGACAAGCAACAGAATCAAAAAACACGTCAGCCGAACCTGATTACTTCAAACTGGTTTCAGGAGTGGCTTTGATAGGACTTGTCTTTGTACCCTCCATATGGTTTGGGGTCTCTTTTTCTAAGGATCCGGCTTCAATTGATCCTGAATGGAAAGACTCTCTCAACTGGCTTGAAGCCTCAACCCCTGCAACTTCCTATTATCTTGACCCCACAGAAACCCCCGAATACGGGGTCCTTAGCTGGTGGGACTACGGGAACTGGATTGTATATATAGGAAAACGGCCCGCAGTTTCCAATAACTTCCAGACAGGGGTAGAAGATTCTGCAAATTTCTTTATTTCCAATTCCGAAGAAGAAGCTAAAACAATAATGGACAAGCTTAATGTAAAATATGTAATAACCGACACACAAATGGCAAAAGGTAAGTTCGGATCTATTGTTGAACTCGCAGGAAAAGAGATAGGAGACTATTACAACGTCTCAACTGTTCAGGAAAAAACAGGCCTCAGGACCGTTGCAACTGCCAAACAGGCCTATATGGATACAGAGATATACAAACTCTACGAAATTGACGGGATAGGGCTTGGAAACCTCAGGCTGGTCCATGAAAGCTCGCCGAACACCACAGAGGATGAAAACAGTAGCGGAAACACCGTAAAGGTATTCGAATATGTTAAAGGGGCCATACTTTCAGGTACCACAGCTCCTAACGCGACCGTGATTGCAAAACTTGAGGTCAGCTCGAATACGGGGAGGGAATTCTTATACCAGAACGGGGCCATGGCAGACGAAAATGGTTCATTTGAAATAACCGTGCCCTATTCTACCGAAAATACCGGAGAAGGGGTTCATGCAACATCTGCTTATTCCCTGACCGCAGGGGAGAACTCAACCATTGAAGGGATTCAGGTAACTGAAAACGATATTCAGAACGGAACCAGAATAGAGGTAAACATTCCCCAAAATGAAGCCGAAAATGAAGAATAA